From one Lactiplantibacillus paraplantarum genomic stretch:
- a CDS encoding histidine phosphatase family protein: MKIYLIRHGEPDYGPVTNAGYTGFGRDLSPLTKQGVLQAQHCAEQPIFNEVQLILASPYTRALQTATEIVRRHNRPLQVELGLHEWYPDKSGWQIKSGHQAMAAYDEYTANHGQTNETQTWDYETSADIRHRVQAVFDKYQHYQCIACVTHSEVMRQFGDWRRIGYCEVKMIQQ; this comes from the coding sequence ATGAAAATTTACTTGATTCGGCATGGTGAACCGGATTATGGCCCCGTCACCAATGCTGGATATACCGGGTTTGGACGCGATTTAAGTCCACTCACTAAGCAAGGTGTTTTGCAGGCCCAACATTGCGCTGAACAACCAATTTTTAATGAGGTCCAGCTCATCTTAGCCTCGCCCTATACTCGAGCGCTGCAAACTGCAACCGAAATCGTTCGGCGGCATAACCGACCATTACAAGTCGAGTTAGGCCTTCATGAATGGTATCCTGATAAATCAGGCTGGCAAATAAAAAGCGGTCATCAAGCAATGGCCGCCTACGATGAATATACTGCTAACCATGGTCAAACTAATGAAACTCAAACCTGGGACTATGAAACTAGTGCTGACATCCGCCACCGTGTCCAAGCGGTTTTTGATAAGTATCAGCATTACCAGTGTATCGCCTGTGTCACTCATAGTGAAGTCATGCGGCAATTTGGGGACTGGCGGCGAATTGGGTATTGCGAAGTAAAAATGATTCAGCAATGA
- a CDS encoding histidine phosphatase family protein — protein MRVYLIRHSEPTYQQITAAGLTGFGRELGGLTDRGIMLAQQCAQQPLFAQVQLILSSPYTRALQTALEIVRFNDIPLKVELGLHEWLPDDTGSRTDTDEQAATAYKLYRQHAGKRSTASPLPYESAAEMKARVLATLNKYAASYDYIACVTHGEVMRQFGDQKDVGYCGVRVITID, from the coding sequence ATGCGAGTCTATCTCATTCGTCACTCCGAACCAACTTATCAACAGATCACCGCGGCTGGACTAACTGGTTTTGGTCGCGAACTCGGCGGCTTAACTGACCGTGGTATTATGTTGGCACAACAGTGTGCCCAGCAGCCGTTGTTTGCACAAGTCCAATTAATTCTGTCGTCCCCCTACACGCGCGCCTTACAGACGGCATTGGAAATCGTACGTTTTAATGATATTCCACTAAAGGTCGAACTTGGGTTACACGAGTGGCTGCCCGATGACACGGGGAGTCGGACTGATACCGATGAACAAGCGGCCACGGCCTATAAGCTCTATCGACAACACGCTGGCAAGCGCAGCACCGCTAGTCCCCTCCCCTACGAATCGGCAGCTGAAATGAAGGCCCGAGTTTTGGCAACTTTGAATAAGTATGCCGCATCTTACGATTACATCGCCTGCGTCACACATGGCGAGGTCATGCGGCAGTTTGGCGATCAGAAAGACGTGGGTTATTGTGGTGTGCGTGTTATTACGATTGATTAG
- a CDS encoding putative metal homeostasis protein has protein sequence MEKQDLASARRRLRGTNLKSRKRALKILHDARRNASKAK, from the coding sequence ATGGAAAAACAAGATTTAGCAAGTGCGCGCAGGCGTCTACGGGGAACCAATTTAAAATCGCGGAAACGCGCATTGAAGATTTTACATGATGCCCGACGTAATGCCAGTAAAGCCAAATAG
- a CDS encoding kinase, producing the protein METTLVIIRGNSGSGKTTLAQALQRRVGHHTLLVSQDVVRRDMLMSHDYPGNISIGLIEQIACYGLGRVPVVIVEGILARDRYGEMLARLSQSFPRVLTYYFEVSFATTLARHQKRHRDFGVEDMRRWWLPHDTLDVANEVLIDEQQDLTTEVQQIMTAMYDCD; encoded by the coding sequence ATGGAAACAACTTTGGTGATTATTCGGGGGAATTCTGGGAGTGGCAAGACGACGCTAGCGCAGGCGTTGCAACGACGCGTGGGTCATCATACGTTGCTAGTGTCCCAAGATGTCGTTCGCCGCGACATGCTGATGAGTCATGATTACCCGGGAAATATTTCAATTGGTCTGATTGAACAAATTGCGTGTTATGGGCTGGGACGTGTGCCTGTAGTCATTGTGGAAGGTATCTTAGCACGTGATCGGTATGGGGAAATGTTGGCGCGGCTTAGTCAATCGTTTCCACGCGTCCTCACTTATTATTTTGAAGTGAGCTTTGCCACGACCTTGGCGCGTCATCAAAAGCGTCATCGTGATTTTGGTGTGGAAGACATGCGTCGGTGGTGGCTTCCACATGATACGTTGGACGTTGCTAACGAAGTCTTAATTGACGAGCAACAAGATTTAACCACGGAAGTTCAACAAATTATGACTGCCATGTATGATTGTGACTAA
- a CDS encoding helix-turn-helix domain-containing protein codes for MLLAALLKTRRCQYGLTQAQLASKLFVTTQAVSKWERGKAIPSIDNLLALSDLYNLSLDELVRGSAFFPKPYIVGRRLSFGRLLGLGLFWLFVCLLFTGFGYQPWWLFFSLYIVGLIVVVPVEINSYWVIQPATIELHTYAASTLTKFRQIVVNCPRRQLIHYTDLQRVTISYRCRKRLSPFDFNPDYFQLILKTNAQTYQLECALRASDYLPQFVSYLQRQGVTVDDPQQVVELLVSGKSLYQHFHTET; via the coding sequence ATGTTACTCGCAGCATTATTGAAAACGCGTCGTTGTCAGTATGGATTGACACAGGCACAATTAGCGTCCAAGTTATTTGTTACGACTCAGGCGGTGTCTAAGTGGGAACGCGGAAAAGCGATTCCGTCAATCGATAATTTACTGGCACTGTCGGATCTGTATAATCTATCCTTGGATGAATTAGTTCGTGGTAGTGCTTTTTTTCCAAAACCATATATTGTTGGTCGACGACTAAGCTTTGGGCGACTTCTGGGCCTCGGATTATTTTGGCTATTTGTTTGTCTATTATTTACTGGTTTTGGTTATCAGCCGTGGTGGCTCTTTTTCTCACTTTATATTGTTGGCTTGATTGTGGTCGTTCCAGTGGAAATCAATAGTTACTGGGTGATTCAGCCTGCTACCATTGAGTTGCATACGTATGCTGCATCGACATTGACGAAGTTTCGCCAAATTGTGGTTAATTGTCCACGGCGTCAACTAATCCACTATACAGATCTGCAGCGGGTTACCATCAGTTATCGGTGTCGCAAACGACTTTCACCATTTGATTTCAATCCGGATTATTTTCAATTGATTTTAAAGACTAATGCCCAAACTTATCAGCTAGAATGTGCGTTGAGGGCCAGCGACTATTTACCGCAATTTGTCAGTTATTTGCAACGACAAGGTGTGACGGTTGATGATCCTCAACAAGTTGTGGAATTGTTAGTTTCAGGAAAGTCGTTGTATCAACATTTTCATACCGAGACTTGA
- a CDS encoding helix-turn-helix transcriptional regulator, with product MKIVIGTKVKEQRQQHEWSQQMVAEQLHVSRQTISKWELGKVIQI from the coding sequence ATGAAAATTGTGATTGGTACTAAAGTAAAAGAGCAACGACAACAGCATGAATGGTCTCAGCAGATGGTGGCGGAGCAGTTACACGTCTCACGGCAAACTATTTCCAAGTGGGAGTTAGGAAAAGTTATCCAGATTTAG
- a CDS encoding bacteriocin immunity protein: protein MGVRKSYPDLELLAALSKLFAVSTDELLGLSRRAVQRPWWQLLLRKRSRTDMTVKWYSGGRDRARVAVGIISDLVANLNTTNEQPLRQLLATYYQELLEQRTGSVLGVFDRMNLDISKCLRQQQIKLSP from the coding sequence GTGGGAGTTAGGAAAAGTTATCCAGATTTAGAGTTGTTGGCAGCACTGAGCAAACTATTTGCTGTCTCAACGGATGAGTTATTAGGTTTGAGCAGAAGAGCTGTTCAGCGACCATGGTGGCAGTTGTTATTGCGTAAAAGGAGTCGAACAGATATGACGGTGAAATGGTACAGCGGGGGGCGGGATCGGGCACGTGTTGCTGTGGGCATAATTAGTGATTTAGTTGCTAATCTAAATACCACGAACGAGCAACCGTTACGACAGCTGCTGGCAACTTATTATCAGGAACTATTGGAACAGCGAACTGGTTCAGTACTGGGAGTATTCGACAGAATGAACCTAGACATCTCCAAATGTCTGCGGCAACAACAAATCAAACTATCACCATAA
- a CDS encoding MarR family winged helix-turn-helix transcriptional regulator, which produces MSISTEQTILTQLKTIRTKRASTTSEQKWLQQHITEANLRRLLPDISIVGLHLLSELEAGPQTGIDLATNLGVTRGGVTRAAKRLVTQGLICSFQQPDDHKKIFYRLTPSGRKLARYHDKMHATRNHQAITLLHEHYSPAELAVIQRFLADLTDYEA; this is translated from the coding sequence ATGTCAATATCCACGGAACAGACAATTCTAACGCAACTCAAAACGATTCGAACCAAGCGTGCTTCTACTACTAGTGAACAGAAATGGTTACAGCAGCATATCACCGAAGCCAATCTACGCCGCCTGTTGCCGGATATTTCCATCGTTGGCCTACATTTATTATCTGAACTAGAGGCCGGTCCACAAACGGGCATCGACTTAGCCACTAACCTCGGCGTCACTCGAGGTGGTGTGACCCGGGCAGCCAAACGACTCGTAACGCAGGGCTTAATTTGCTCATTCCAGCAACCCGATGATCACAAAAAGATCTTTTACCGCTTAACGCCGAGTGGTCGTAAGCTGGCCCGCTATCATGATAAGATGCATGCAACCCGCAACCACCAAGCAATCACGCTCCTCCATGAGCATTACTCACCAGCAGAACTTGCGGTGATTCAACGCTTCTTGGCCGATTTGACGGATTATGAAGCTTAA
- a CDS encoding NAD(P)H-dependent oxidoreductase encodes MTKLLMINAHPHTTVPSASLTVAASFKAAYQLAHPNDEITTRDLYQDGVPALNDVTFEAWRKQKYGEDLTSTEAELLSRHAAWLDEFLAADKIVFVNPMYNHFLPAELKQYLDLTAVARKTFKYTVNGPVGLLPAKHVLHIQAAGGYYHQPDQHNQVEAGDPYLRGMMQLYGIQDYRTIFIEGLDQFPEQREQAITAAQVAAEKLAGEF; translated from the coding sequence ATGACAAAATTATTAATGATTAATGCCCATCCACACACGACCGTCCCCAGTGCTTCACTGACCGTTGCAGCGAGCTTTAAAGCTGCGTATCAGCTAGCCCATCCGAACGATGAGATTACGACGCGCGACCTCTATCAGGACGGCGTGCCAGCTTTGAATGACGTCACCTTCGAAGCTTGGCGCAAACAAAAATACGGTGAAGACCTTACGTCAACGGAGGCTGAACTACTTAGTCGGCATGCCGCCTGGCTAGATGAATTTCTAGCAGCTGACAAGATCGTCTTCGTCAACCCAATGTACAATCACTTTCTACCAGCCGAACTCAAACAATACTTAGACTTAACCGCCGTCGCCCGTAAAACTTTTAAGTACACGGTCAACGGTCCGGTCGGCTTATTACCCGCCAAACACGTCTTACACATTCAGGCTGCGGGTGGCTATTATCACCAACCTGATCAACACAACCAGGTTGAAGCAGGCGACCCCTACCTCCGTGGGATGATGCAACTGTATGGGATTCAGGATTACCGAACCATCTTCATTGAAGGATTGGACCAATTCCCAGAACAGCGGGAACAGGCCATTACTGCCGCACAGGTAGCAGCAGAAAAACTCGCCGGTGAATTTTAA
- the asnS gene encoding asparagine--tRNA ligase yields METISIINAADHVDEQVKIGVWLSNKRSSGKIAFLQLRDGTATFQGVALKNELGEPAFTQLSDLAQETSLWVTGTIHADARSPFGYELAISQFEVVGTSHDYPITPKDHGIDFLLDHRHLWLRSSRPNAIMRIRNEVIRAVYEFFNDRGFIKIDAPILTGSAPEGTTELFKTDYFGQDAYLSQSSQLYGEAAAMAFGKIFTFGPTFRAEKSKTRRHLTEFWQLEPEMAWMHQDESLEVQEQLVAYLVQAVIDHCPHELAVLDRDVATLQKYTKLPFPRISYDDAITLLQANGFDVDWGVDFGSPEETFLAEHFDQPVFVLNYPKAIKAFYMQAHPTRGDVVIAADLLAPEGYGEIIGGSERSTDYAYLKERLLASGQDLQDYEWYLDLRKYGSVPHSGFGMGLERFLAWITLQDHVRETIPFPRMLHRIYP; encoded by the coding sequence ATGGAAACCATTAGTATTATCAACGCTGCTGACCATGTCGATGAACAAGTTAAGATTGGGGTGTGGCTCAGTAATAAGCGTTCCAGCGGCAAAATTGCCTTTCTACAATTGCGTGACGGCACCGCGACTTTTCAAGGGGTGGCATTAAAAAATGAACTTGGTGAACCAGCTTTTACGCAGCTGAGTGATCTCGCGCAAGAAACTAGCCTATGGGTCACCGGCACGATTCATGCCGATGCCCGTTCGCCCTTTGGCTACGAACTTGCCATCTCACAATTTGAAGTGGTCGGCACCAGCCACGACTACCCGATTACGCCCAAGGACCATGGTATTGATTTCCTGTTGGATCATCGCCATCTCTGGCTACGGTCATCGCGTCCTAACGCGATTATGCGAATTCGCAACGAGGTCATTCGAGCCGTTTATGAGTTCTTCAACGATCGTGGCTTCATTAAGATTGACGCGCCGATTTTGACGGGTTCTGCTCCAGAAGGCACGACCGAATTATTCAAAACTGATTACTTTGGTCAGGACGCCTACTTATCACAATCCAGCCAGTTATATGGTGAAGCGGCCGCCATGGCGTTCGGCAAAATCTTCACGTTTGGACCGACTTTTCGGGCCGAAAAATCCAAGACCCGCCGGCATTTAACGGAATTTTGGCAACTCGAACCTGAAATGGCTTGGATGCATCAAGATGAAAGTCTAGAAGTTCAAGAACAATTGGTAGCCTACCTCGTCCAAGCTGTGATTGACCATTGTCCCCACGAACTCGCCGTTTTGGATCGGGATGTTGCGACGTTGCAAAAGTACACCAAGCTCCCATTTCCACGAATTTCGTACGACGATGCCATTACGCTACTTCAAGCGAACGGCTTTGACGTCGACTGGGGTGTCGACTTTGGCTCACCAGAAGAAACATTTTTGGCAGAACACTTTGATCAACCAGTCTTTGTCTTGAACTATCCCAAAGCAATCAAAGCCTTCTACATGCAAGCCCACCCCACTCGCGGTGATGTCGTCATTGCAGCTGACCTGTTAGCACCTGAAGGGTATGGCGAAATCATCGGCGGTTCCGAACGTTCGACGGATTATGCTTACTTGAAGGAACGGTTATTAGCCAGCGGTCAAGACTTGCAGGATTACGAGTGGTATCTCGATTTACGCAAATATGGTTCAGTGCCGCACTCTGGTTTCGGCATGGGTCTGGAACGCTTTCTGGCTTGGATCACCTTGCAAGATCACGTTCGCGAAACCATTCCGTTTCCGCGTATGTTGCACCGTATTTATCCGTAA